The Deltaproteobacteria bacterium genomic interval AATTCCAATGTAATATTCCATCAGGCACCTCCTTAAGGTATTGTGTTTCCCTAAGCATACCAGATTGATACCAGCTTGGTATGCACAGGAGGTGCCTCTTATATGATTATCAATGCGGCAAAAGCGGGTGAAACTGCGCCTTCATGAAAAGCTTTCAACTTGGAAAGGTCACTCAGTTCGTTGTAGTAATTTTTTACAACTTTATGAGTAACTTTAATATTCAGGGTATTCATTGCTTCCTCGAAAACTACAAAGTCATAATTAAATCCTGTAAGTTGTTATCATAGCAAATTTTTTAATGAAATTCTAAATAAAAAGCCGGGGACCACAGCGAGTCACCCGGCTTATTGACGCTGAAGGCAATGCTTAAGGCAAGGCTGGTCTACTTCTTATTTTCATCAGCTTCGCCGGTGGCATGCCCGTGCAGTTTGACCTCAACCTTTTCCTCGAGGCCCTGGTAGTAATCCTGGAGAATCTTGACCACCTCAGGCCGCGAGAACTCGGAAGGCAGTTCACCGCCTTCGGACAGGGTCTTGCGCACCATGGTTCCAGAAAGCAGGAGTCTATCTTCCGCCTTGTGCGGGCAGGTCCTCATGGAAGCCATGCCGCCGCACTTATAGCAATGGAATGTCCAGTCTATGTTAAGGGGCTGAATGACCAAGGAATCCTCAGGGATCTCATCGAAAATCTTCTGAGCGTCAAAAGGGCCGTAATAATCGCCCACACCGGCATGATCACGACCGACGATGAGGTGAGAGCACCCGAAATTCTGGCGGAAGACTGCATGCAACAAGGCCTCCCGCGGCCCGCCGTAGCGCATCTCCATAGGATATCCACGGCTAACAATGGTATTGGGCACAAAGTAATTCTCAACTAAGGCGTTTATGGCCGCCACACGCACATCCGCCGGAATATCACCGGCCTTGAGCTTGCCTAAAAGCTGGTGGATAAGAACGCCATCCATAACCTCAACGGCAATTTTAGCCAGGAACTCGTGAGAGCGGTGCATGGGATTGCGGAGCTGCAATGCCGCGATTCTGTTCCAGCCTAATTCCTCGAACAGGGCCCGGGTCTCAACCGGTTTGGCATAGATGTCTTTATACTCTTCCGGGAAACCTCCTTCGGACAGAACCTTAACCGGGCCGGCGATGTTGAACTGCTTCTGGTCCATGACTTTGGCCACGCCCGGATGCTCCGGATCGTCAGTCATAAAGATCTGTTTGCACTCATGAGTCTTGTCAATCTCATACTTTTCCTCGACCTTCATGGTGGCGATCAGGCCGCCATACTCGTCGCTGTATAGCGCTATCTCATCTCCTGCATTGACGCCATCCGATTCATCCACAGAACAGGTAATCGGGATGGGCCAGAAGGTTCCATCGGCCATTTGATAATTGTCACAAACGCCTTGCCAGTCGGCCTTGGTCATGAAGCCTGTTAATGGAGTAAAGGCCCCAATACCCATCATGAAGAGGTCACCGGCCTCACGGGTAGTAATGTCTACATGCTTTAAATCAGCCGCCCTTTTTATCTCGGCTTCCAATTCCGAACCTTCGAGAAGCAGGGGTTTTAGCTCACTGCTGCCATGTGGGGGAACGAGTGTCATCGGTTTTTCTCCTTTTTCAGTATTGTTTTTTTTATAGTTGCTTGTTATTTCAAGGGCTTAAATGAAAAAGAAAAATCTTTTTCATACTTGTGCAATACGGTACAAATATAGACTATGCTAAGGAAATGTCAAGGAAAAAATAGGGTCACCACCTTGCCTTGAGCTCATTCCTTGCCTTATAAAGTATCAATCATGGGATAAGAATAGAACCAGAGCTTCTGACTTCAAATCGCTTTGTTACGGATGCAATTGCCCTTTACAAATTGCGTGTGGATGATTATCATTACTTAAGTATTTCAAAATTTGAGCCACGGTTCATCCGAGCCTCAGTCTTGAAATTTACAAGGTAATAATGATCAATCAGACATGAGAAAATTAACTAGAAAGGGCTGAGGATGCAGTCAAACCTTATTCAGCCCGGTTACCACAAAATCCGATGCCCAAGTAAAGGCTGAACGCGAGACGGTCTCAAGGCCAGCGATTTTTAACATGAGGGAAATAAAATGATCAATCTGAGGATTGTTAATGACGTCGCCGCTATGAATCAGGGATTGAAACGGCTTCTGGACCAGATATTTGTCGGTTTGGATGCCAGAGTCTGCCTGCACGGCCAGACCTGGGCGCCTCAAATGGACATATATGAGACGCCGGAAGTTTATATCATTGTTGCTGAAATGTCAGGGTTGAACCCGGAGGAAGTTGATCTCATTGTGGATCGGAACTATATCAAGATCTCCGGGTGCAGGCAGCAGCCCATCCTGTCTTCCCCCCTCCTCGTCCACCAGATGGAAATAGACTATGGGGTTTTTGAACGAGCCTTCCGCCTGCCGAGTCCTGTCAAGCCGGAGGAGGCCAGCGCCACTTCTGAACAGGGTCTGCTCAAGATTATCCTGCCCAAGGAGATTCAGCGTCAAAAAAAAATCGGGATCACCAGTGAATAATCAACTAACTAGTCAGCTAAGCAGATACGGAGCTTCATGAATATGAGTAATGAGAGTCCATCAGCGACAGACTCTGCTTCCACCGGCCCCGGCCCAAACCAGCACCGGCCGGACCAGCCGAATATACCAGAAGTTTTAGCCGTCCTGCCGGTGGGTGAAGTCAATCTTTTCCCGGGATTGATCCTCCCACTGATGGTTATGGACCCGAAATTCATCAATGCGATTCAGGAAAGTATGTCCTCTGACCGCATGGTCGGTCTTTTCGCTGTTAAGGACGAGGTAAAAGAAAAAGAGAAGCTAGAGCCCGGAGACCTCTTTGAGGTCGGGTCAGCAGGTTACGTGCTTAAGATGTCCAGGACGGAAGAGGGGCTGCTCCAGGTTCTGCTTCAGGGCTTGAGCCGCATCCGGATGAAGCGCATCGTCGAGACTGAACCCTATTTTAAGGCCAGGATCGAGGTCTTGACCGACAGCTTCAAGATGGACAAAGAAATCGAAGCCTTGATGAGCACCCTGCGCGGGCTCTTCAGCAAGCTCCTTGATATGTCCCCCACCCTGCCCAAGGAATTGGGTTTGATGAATCAGAACATCGAGCATCCCGGCCTGCTGGCCGATATGATCGTATCAGCTTTAAACATCAAAAAGCAGGAAAAACAGGACTTCCTTGCCAATCTGGACATCAAAGACAGATTAAAGAAGGTCTCTGCCTTCCTGCAGCATGAGTTGGATGTCATGGAGCTTGGGTCCAAGATTCAAGCCCAGATCAAAGGCAAGATTGATAAAACCCAGCGGGAGTTTTACTTACGGGAGCAGCTTAAAGCCATCAAGAACGAGTTGGGCGAATCGGACGAAGCCTCAGTGGAACTGCAAGAACTTGAGAAGCGCCTGGCCGAGAAAGGGCTGCCCGAGGAAGCGTCCAAAACAGGCACACAGGAACTGGAGCGCCTCAAGAAAATGAACCCCGCCTCGGCCGAGTATACCGTTTCGCGAACCTACCTGGACTGGTTCCTGGATCTGCCTTGGTCCGAGGAGACCGACGACAACCTGGACATAGAGCAAGCTCAAAGGGTTTTAGATGAAGACCATTACGGCCTGGAAAAGGTCAAGAAAAGAATCATTCAATACCTGGCTGTCCGCAAGCTCAGTCCGGGCATGAAAGGCGCCATCCTCTGCCTGGTCGGCCCGCCGGGAACGGGAAAGACTTCACTCGGCCGCTCCATTGCCCGCGCCATCGGCCGTAATTTCGTTCGTATCTCTCTGGGCGGCGTTCGGGATGAGGCTGAGGTTCGGGGTCATCGCAGAACCTACGTTGGAGCCTTGCCCGGGCGCATCATCCAGGGGCTCAAAAAGGCGGGGTCGCGTAATCCGATTTTTATGCTCGACGAGATTGACAAACTTGGGACTGACTTCAGGGGTGACCCCTCCTCCGCTCTTCTCGAGGTCCTGGACCCGGAACAAAATTCCACCTTTTCTGATCACTACCTCGAAGTGGAGTTCGATCTTTCCCACGTCATGTTTATCACCACGGCCAATATGATGGACACCATCCCTCCCCCGCTGCTAGACCGGATGGAGGTTCTGACTCTCTCCGGCTACACCGAGGAGGAAAAACTGGCCATTGCCAGGCGTTATCTGGTTCCCCGCCAGAGAAATGAACACGGCCTGAAGCCCAGGGATATCATCTTCAGGGACTCCGCCATCAAACGGATCATTTCAGCCTACACTAAGGAGGCGGGTTTAAGAAACCTGGAGCGGGAGATCGCCAACATCTGCCGGCATGTGGCCACCGAGAAGGTCAAAGGCAAAAAGAAAAAAGTGTCTGTCACGGCCTCCGACCTTCAGGCCATCCTCGGGCCGCCCCGATTCGAAAGCGAAGTCCGGGCCCGAACCTCGATGCCCGGAGTAGCCACAGGTCTGGCAGTAACGCAGGCCGGCGGGGATATCCTCTTTATCGAAGCTACCAGCATGCCCGGGTCCAAGGGATTGATCCTGACCGGCCAGTTGGGCGACGTTATGAAGGAAAGCGCGCAGGCCGCGCTGAGTTACGTCCGTTCGCATTCTTCCGAGCTGGGCTTGAAGAACGATTACTTCAGCAGCCATGATATTCATGTCCATATCCCGGCCGGAGCTACGCCAAAAGACGGGCCTTCAGCCGGTATTGCTCTGGCCACGGCCTTGACCTCATTGGTTACAGGCCGTCCAATCCGCTCCGACCTCGCCATGACCGGTGAAATCACCTTACGAGGCCTGGTGATGCCTGTCGGAGGCATTAAAGAAAAAGTCCTGGCGGCAAAACGCGCTGGAATAAAAAATGTCATCATCCCAGCGAGAAATGAACCTGATCTGGAAGATGTTCCTGAAGCGATCAAGCAGCAGATGAATTTTTACCCGATCAAGCGGATTGACGAGGCGCTGGCCCTGGCATTTGAAAAACCAAAAGCCGTAAAAAAGAAGCCGCACTCCCGAAAATGAAGTCGAACCTGCGAGGCTGGGGGAGTAAACCCCGCCCTTTCCGGGAAACCGATGCGCGCTCAGGAAGGAGTCTCTCTTGGACCTGATTGACCTGCACGCCCATACGACCGCCTCTGACGGCTCGCTGACACCAGGTGAGCTGGTGAACCTGGCCTTTCGAATTGGTCTTAAGGCCGTGGCGGTGACGGACCACGATACCGTGGCCGGCGTGTCCGAGGCCTTGTCCCGGGGAAAGGAACTGGATTTTGAAGTCGTGCCTGGCATAGAAATAAGCGCCGAATTCAAGCCCGGCTCCATGCATATACTTGGCTACTTTATTGATCACACCCACCCGGGCCTTAACTCCAGGCTGACACAGCTCCAGGAGGCCCGCCGAAACCGCAACCCTAAAATCGTGGCCAAGCTGAATGCGCTGGGCCTTGACATTACCATGGAGGAAATCCAGGCCGTGGCCGGGGGGGAACAAATCGGCCGGCCTCACTTTGCAAAAGTCATGGTAAACAAGGGTTACGTGGACACGTTCAATGAGGCCTTTGATCTGTATCTGGCCAAGGGCGCTCCAGCCTATATGGACAAGTTTCGTTTTTCTCCAGCAGAGGCCATGGAGATGATTCGTGAGGCTGGAGGATTACCGGTTCTGGCCCATCCTCTAACTCTTGGTCTTGATGAGCCGGAAGACCTGGAAGCCTTGATCGCTAATCTGGTTAAAAATGGATTAGCCGGTCTCGAGGTCTATTACTCGGAGCACACGTCCGAGATGTGTCAGACCTATTTTGCCTTGACTGAAAAGTATAACCTCAGTCCTACCGGCGGTTCTGATTTTCATGGCAAGATCAAGGCGCGGATCGAATTGGGACGCGGCCTGGGTAACTTAGCCATACCTTACGAATGGCTGACGTCTTTGCGTCAGAGATGGAAGAATAAAAAATGAATCAACCCCCGGATGTATTGGCCCTGGCATTCAGCCCCCGCAAGGCGGGTAACTCAGACCTGCTCTTGGATGAATTCCTGCGGGGAGCGCAGGCGGCCGGCGCTGGGATTAACCGGATAGCCGTGAGAGATTTAAGTGTGCGCGGCTGTCTGGAATGCGGCGAATGTGACGAGGCGGGCGAATGCGTCATCCGGGATGACATGGACGACCTTTATCCTCTCTTGATCCAGACCACGCGGGTGGTTATCGCCTCCCCGATCTTTTTTTACGGCCTGCCTTCAAATGGTAAGGCCGTAATAGACCGCACCCAGGCCCTTTGGAATCGAGTGCGCTTAAACCCGGAACTCAAACGGGAAGACGGGCAAGGCCTCTTTCTCGGAGTGGGCGCCACCAGAGGCCGGAACCTTTTTGATGGGTCATTACTGACGATCAAGTATTTCATGGACGCCATCGGCCTGCCCGCACAGGCTGAAAGCTTGACTTACCGGGAGGTGGAGACCAAGGACGCAATCAAGGATCACCCCACCGCCTTGAGCGAGGCCTGTGCCGCTGGCAAGGCCTTTGTCCGGGGATAGCAGGAAACCATAATCCCGATGGAGATTATTTTTTTAGGCACAGGCACCGGTGCTCCTTCACTATTTAATCCAAATTTTAAGTAAGCATGCTATTTTCGGCGGGTAACGATGAAATCGGCCAGATCGCAGAGGTCTTTTTTCTCCTGTCTTTCCGGGAATACAGCCAGACAGTCTTTGGCTTCGGTTACGAGATGTTTGGCCTTTTCCCTGGTCTGTTCCAGGCCCTGATATTTGTCAATCAGCGCCTTTACCCGGGTGAACTCGCCGGGCGACCGTTTTTCTTTCAGGATCAGATCGCGAAATTCGCTGCGATCGGCATTATCCGCCTGATCCAGGGTCAGGATCACGGGGAGGGTAATCTTGCCTTCTTCCAGGTCATGACCCACCGGCTTGCCGAGTTCAGAGGCCGTGGTTGAATAGTCCAGGACGTCGTCAATCATCTGAAAGGCCTGGCCGACCTTACCGCCGTAATCAGACAGACTTTTTTCGTATTCTGCCCGAGCTCCACTAAAAACCGCGCCTAATCTGCAAGCTGCCTGAATCAAGGCGCCGGTCTTGCGATAAATGAGGCGCTCATACTCCGCTTCAGTGATCTCGATATCACGCTTGTGGAGGAGTTCCAAAATTTCACCCTCTGTCAGGTGGCTGGCGGTCTCGGATAAAACTTCTAAGAATTTTAATAATCTGGTCTCCACGGCTAATGAGGTCGCCTTGGCGACAAGGTGGTCTCCGACAAGTATCACGCCCTGGTTGCCATAAACAACATGGGCCGCAGCCTGACCTCGCCTGGTGTCAGAGTCGTCAACCACGTCGTCATGAAGCAGGCTCGCGGCATGGAGATGTTCAAATATGACGGAGTAATAGTAATCCTGATTGCCTTGATAACCACAGAGGCGGGCGGCTAGGATGAAGAGTGCGGGACGAATCCTTTTCCCGCCGCTGAGGAGGATATATTGACAGACCTGGGAGATATACGGAATATCTGAGGACAGGTTGGTCATGAGCCGCTGATTGATGCGGTCAAAAACAGGCCCCAACCTTTCTATT includes:
- the sat gene encoding sulfate adenylyltransferase, with the protein product MTLVPPHGSSELKPLLLEGSELEAEIKRAADLKHVDITTREAGDLFMMGIGAFTPLTGFMTKADWQGVCDNYQMADGTFWPIPITCSVDESDGVNAGDEIALYSDEYGGLIATMKVEEKYEIDKTHECKQIFMTDDPEHPGVAKVMDQKQFNIAGPVKVLSEGGFPEEYKDIYAKPVETRALFEELGWNRIAALQLRNPMHRSHEFLAKIAVEVMDGVLIHQLLGKLKAGDIPADVRVAAINALVENYFVPNTIVSRGYPMEMRYGGPREALLHAVFRQNFGCSHLIVGRDHAGVGDYYGPFDAQKIFDEIPEDSLVIQPLNIDWTFHCYKCGGMASMRTCPHKAEDRLLLSGTMVRKTLSEGGELPSEFSRPEVVKILQDYYQGLEEKVEVKLHGHATGEADENKK
- a CDS encoding Hsp20/alpha crystallin family protein, with protein sequence MINLRIVNDVAAMNQGLKRLLDQIFVGLDARVCLHGQTWAPQMDIYETPEVYIIVAEMSGLNPEEVDLIVDRNYIKISGCRQQPILSSPLLVHQMEIDYGVFERAFRLPSPVKPEEASATSEQGLLKIILPKEIQRQKKIGITSE
- the lon gene encoding endopeptidase La; its protein translation is MSNESPSATDSASTGPGPNQHRPDQPNIPEVLAVLPVGEVNLFPGLILPLMVMDPKFINAIQESMSSDRMVGLFAVKDEVKEKEKLEPGDLFEVGSAGYVLKMSRTEEGLLQVLLQGLSRIRMKRIVETEPYFKARIEVLTDSFKMDKEIEALMSTLRGLFSKLLDMSPTLPKELGLMNQNIEHPGLLADMIVSALNIKKQEKQDFLANLDIKDRLKKVSAFLQHELDVMELGSKIQAQIKGKIDKTQREFYLREQLKAIKNELGESDEASVELQELEKRLAEKGLPEEASKTGTQELERLKKMNPASAEYTVSRTYLDWFLDLPWSEETDDNLDIEQAQRVLDEDHYGLEKVKKRIIQYLAVRKLSPGMKGAILCLVGPPGTGKTSLGRSIARAIGRNFVRISLGGVRDEAEVRGHRRTYVGALPGRIIQGLKKAGSRNPIFMLDEIDKLGTDFRGDPSSALLEVLDPEQNSTFSDHYLEVEFDLSHVMFITTANMMDTIPPPLLDRMEVLTLSGYTEEEKLAIARRYLVPRQRNEHGLKPRDIIFRDSAIKRIISAYTKEAGLRNLEREIANICRHVATEKVKGKKKKVSVTASDLQAILGPPRFESEVRARTSMPGVATGLAVTQAGGDILFIEATSMPGSKGLILTGQLGDVMKESAQAALSYVRSHSSELGLKNDYFSSHDIHVHIPAGATPKDGPSAGIALATALTSLVTGRPIRSDLAMTGEITLRGLVMPVGGIKEKVLAAKRAGIKNVIIPARNEPDLEDVPEAIKQQMNFYPIKRIDEALALAFEKPKAVKKKPHSRK
- a CDS encoding PHP domain-containing protein, which codes for MDLIDLHAHTTASDGSLTPGELVNLAFRIGLKAVAVTDHDTVAGVSEALSRGKELDFEVVPGIEISAEFKPGSMHILGYFIDHTHPGLNSRLTQLQEARRNRNPKIVAKLNALGLDITMEEIQAVAGGEQIGRPHFAKVMVNKGYVDTFNEAFDLYLAKGAPAYMDKFRFSPAEAMEMIREAGGLPVLAHPLTLGLDEPEDLEALIANLVKNGLAGLEVYYSEHTSEMCQTYFALTEKYNLSPTGGSDFHGKIKARIELGRGLGNLAIPYEWLTSLRQRWKNKK
- a CDS encoding flavodoxin family protein, with protein sequence MNQPPDVLALAFSPRKAGNSDLLLDEFLRGAQAAGAGINRIAVRDLSVRGCLECGECDEAGECVIRDDMDDLYPLLIQTTRVVIASPIFFYGLPSNGKAVIDRTQALWNRVRLNPELKREDGQGLFLGVGATRGRNLFDGSLLTIKYFMDAIGLPAQAESLTYREVETKDAIKDHPTALSEACAAGKAFVRG
- a CDS encoding polyprenyl synthetase family protein; its protein translation is MAADDVIERLGPVFDRINQRLMTNLSSDIPYISQVCQYILLSGGKRIRPALFILAARLCGYQGNQDYYYSVIFEHLHAASLLHDDVVDDSDTRRGQAAAHVVYGNQGVILVGDHLVAKATSLAVETRLLKFLEVLSETASHLTEGEILELLHKRDIEITEAEYERLIYRKTGALIQAACRLGAVFSGARAEYEKSLSDYGGKVGQAFQMIDDVLDYSTTASELGKPVGHDLEEGKITLPVILTLDQADNADRSEFRDLILKEKRSPGEFTRVKALIDKYQGLEQTREKAKHLVTEAKDCLAVFPERQEKKDLCDLADFIVTRRK